Within Topomyia yanbarensis strain Yona2022 chromosome 2, ASM3024719v1, whole genome shotgun sequence, the genomic segment tgtcgaaaaatcccatacaaacttcaagcacgttggtccggtagcaagacttgttcgatttgcttcaaatttggagcaagtactcctggtgggactaggaatcgactcaggggtgggccgattgtgttttcgaaaattcattatttttctgggcagtctaatggtCACCCtaagatagtgcagtaagacattttcaatgtgctTTGTTTCATAACTAGAATAACCAGTTCGAATATGTTTAAGCAAGCTATTACGATACAATTACACACATCATGTCTGGTGGTGATATCTGGCATCATACAGGGGGATGGGTTGGTTGAGGACCAAAGTTACAGCAATTCAATTGAACGTGACAATTTTTGATGTAACTAGAAAAGGTGTTCTGAATAACATGTTTACAAAGTGTAGAATACACCACGTCggaatgaacagaaaaataTCTTAGCAAAAATCCTTTCCCTCAGCTCAAACTTCCTTGTTCAGATTGGTTTCAGAGTAAataatgtcaaaaacaaaccCAATTTTTTTATGTGGAAGGCAATTTGTGGATGTGATGAAACAGTTAAACTCTGTTTTGACTTGATTTGGCATCCTGTTACTATTATCACTACTTTGACATCACGCGAATTTGACGCTAATCAATTTCATGATACTttagatttaaaaataaaactagacTAATTTGTTCTTTCTGTCCGGCTTATGTATTTAGTGGACCCACTGTGCCCCggtaaagggtgtcccacatcaaagtGCATGTacgaaaacccattttttcttcatgtcttcctcagatttgacctccttgggagGCTTCCGTAATGCCTACGTCATAATTGCCCAGCGTTTTTGATGGGCCTTTGTTTCGTTGCGTTGGAGAGGGGGGAGGAGATTCATGGCCTTGGGTGCGAAAGTGTCCCCGTTTGCTTCGcatagtggcacgaagctagaaGGTCAGAAGATCGTAAGAAGCTCGTGTTGCTTCAACTGAGAAAACGCTTCTGCGCTTttgtagacactccttgaggtgaatctccccgtttacaatccgtcacgaacggcgcactccgtttaccacatgagcagatcgcttgcctaatcatgtatttattggcaaactttgaaatttcTGCTTTCTTACTTCCGCCAGAACATCAAAGTTGTGCTGGGCGAAGAATAGTAATCCAGAAAACTACCGGAAGTCCGCtttgacgtaagtctcatcatccatgatgagacaatgaagCTTTGTCAGCATTGGGGTGTAAAGTTTCCGGGCCCATGACTTTCTCACCGTATTTTGCTGTTCGTCACCATTTGGatccttctgcactttgtacgtatgcagtgCCTCCCGatccttggctctctgaacgaaagacttggacagattcaactttttggtcacatccctgaccgaagcattcggattccgcttaaacgctttcactataCGATTGTGATCGTGATCACtgatagaacatccattcttaCCACATATCTCCTTCCGTTCGACGTTCAGAGTTtcgtagtaacgtttaatcacacgacttACCGTTCACTGCACAATTTCgtgttgttttccgatgtcccgatgagagttgaggattttccaaGTGCTTGCTCAAAATCAATTCCAATTCTCGAAAAACTgatagcgataaaaatacaatgtAAAAAGTACGCTCTAAACTACtactacccaaattttcaagagaaaatacccaaattGCAGCGTTTAAccgtgatgcaatttggtgTGGGGCATTTACTACACTAGATTGGAACGGGAAGCCTGAAATTACGACATACGCTACAATAAATCGCTGAATTTGGCAGTGACATTTATACAAGAGAGGGTTAAATTTGTCCAATGAAAAAAGCTCTCCGGCGAAGTAGAGAAACGGACAGGTTGAAGAGTAAGGCTGATTTTCTTTCTATCGCTGTAAAATTCCACCAAACTCTAGACAAGGGCATGTGGCAATAGTATTTAAATTTTCACTATACTTCTATATCTATATCGGAGAAGATGGCAACATATCGGCGGTCCGGCTCCTTTCTATTGGCATTGGCTCAACAGACTAACGCCGGTCGGTGGTGGTGGTGACTGGTGAGTGACATGGAATTTGGCCCTCAAGTAGCACTCGGTCGTTCGTACATCATCTATTCGCTTAACGGCTCACAGTCAGGGTTCACACACCAAAAGAAAGCCCGATGCTGTCGAATatgttatatttttatattgccCATGAGTATCCGTAAAAGTCAATGGAGAGATTTATCTATTCAAATGTCCAAATTTTTCTACCAATCAGCGTTGCTGTTTACGCGGATCTCCTGTGTTGCTTTCGGCGCGCATCTTCTATGTTGACACATAGCAGATGTTCTGTCGTTCGAAGCGCGAAAAAAGTGGGAAATAGTTATAAATATGTTACCATCGATAGAGAACTGTCTCATGGATATGTCTGTATATATGTATTGGCGGTGGCCGATTGAAATGTGTTACAGCTGTTTCCGCGATTGAGTCATCCATGGGATTGGTATATGCTTTACGGTACGGTTCCAGCATGTCTCTCTCTCAAACCACCTCGTCGACATTAAGGTGATAAACAAGGAATTTAAGTGCATAAGCAAGAGTGGAATCGAATCTTTAAAATGTGATCATCGGATAGATGACTCTTATaactaattttgaattttagttaTCTCTAGTCATTTTatagcactatgctatatttctctttaGTGGAGAACAGATTTGGgtgtaaacatttttttctctatTAAGGAGAACATTGTTTACAACCATTTTTGCGCGCGAAGGGTACAAAATCtaaaactaaattagttatggagtttgcgtttcgacttcgtctcattagacactaacttagtgacagaactaagctagcgccggttTGACGCTAGCtctaaaaaaaggaaaacactATTTGGGTTTCTGAGCAATACCTCTAGTTGTGCGTGATTTTCCGCAAGAAAAAGAGTTcggattaagctgatgagaattaatgaaatcgaaatttgGTTTGGTTTATTATATTTGAGTAttagatatttatttttattcccaaaataaaaaaaatgtaccaGAGCATTCAAAACTTGTCTCATTTAAAAGAGGAGCAAGCTTCCATTTGGCGAATGTTTCAGTGATATTgatttctcgagtactttttcatatggacgtaagtaacattgagagcctctctttgtttactttctctttcgtttattacgacgtcattacaacactttgtactaattttccagtacatatcgaaagccgacggtttttactacaatattatgcaaagagtagagtagtaaatgttgaaatggccgagtaatgaacagaagagaaagacctcaaagagaatctctcattgttacttacgtcctattgaaaattttctctagaattcatCCACCTTAATGTGCGATATATGTTTATAACTGTTCATTGGAAAACTTTCTTACATATTGATCAgctaaatgtcaaaaaaatccatgttcccccgatagaacatttcaaaactataccCAGTTATAAAGGGAACATCTAAGCTTTCGATTAATGAGTACTCCAGCGATACTACTTTTTTGTGTTCTACCAGAGATAAATGCGTTTCGGCGAAGTAAACCACTCACCTAGTTGTGATATAACCATTTCCCTCTCGATCGTACAATCTGAAGGCTTCTTTCAGTTCTTTCTCCATCGCTTCGGCGTCCTCATCCTCCACCAGAAAGTTCGAGGCAATGTTTGCGAATCCATTGAAGTTCACCTTTCCCGTTTCTTCGGGGTCCTCCTGTTCGATCAGGTCCTGCAGTTcaccttcgtcaaatttttggCCCAGCGTGTCGAAGATGGTAGAAATTTTCGAGGTGTCGATGAAACCCGATTTGGTTGTGTCAAACATTTGGAATGCTTTGCGCATAATGAGTAGCCTTTGCTCTTCATCCTCCTACAAAGACAACACGGATAATCAAttagttttaaatattttgaagcTGGAaactattgaaattaaaaatacgGTTGTATTTATGTACCAGATTTGCATGTAACACCTTTTGTATCAACAAGAAACAAATGTTGATGCTTCTATTTTTTTGCCATTCTAATTCCTTTGGAACCTGCTGttgtttttatcaaaattcgGTAGCATGGATGGTAGTTAGGGTATGTATTAAAATTACATTCGTTCCATCGTTGGAGGCAGCACGTTTCTATTAAGAGAAAACTCGTCAATGAGCTTCTCAGATAAATATACATAGTAGGGAAATATTTGTATGGATGCAATATAAACTGATGTTTACGTTCAATGCGGAAAAAATAAGCCAGTTTGTTCATATGTTTATAACAATACATTGCTGATATTGGATACCCTGCTGATTAAAGATGCTGTCCGATATTTCATATCTTATAAAATCTCAGTTGGATCAGGAAAATTGTTTACCATATCAGATAGTTCATTAAATCGACGGGATAACCTTGCATTCATTGAATTGTTGGCATTTTATCTTTCGGTAAACAAAATACTACATTTGAAAGAAATGACGTGAACTTGCATatagcaataataattttaaaaaatcggcCGATGATCATTCCACGAAATAAACTGCCCGTTTTGAATTACCATTCATTTGCCAACAATTAATGCCTATATTCTGAATCACTCAACCGAAGATCCTTGGTGACATTTCATCTTACCGCAACAGATGTAGAACATTTATCAATCCATCCTgcaaaaatgaaggaaaaatccCACATAAAGCGGATCAATTAATTTGATGCCATTGCTGTTTCCAAGCGCGGCCCTCCGTTAGTTGAATCAATCGCTAATAATTATATCACCGTCACTTGGCTCGCACTCAATAATTCACCGAGTAAATGATATCCGTCATGAGCGGAATTACGGGTGCAGCTGGCAGCACTTCTGTCTGGGAAAATTCAGTCGCTTTCAGATCAATGACGAACGAATGTATCGTGGTAGGTACGCGTAGCTAactaaaatatttcttttgcaCAAATTATAGCCGATTTGAATGGCGGAAACCAGGGGAAAACTGCTACAGAATTAAATGAGCCGAAAATGATAAATGTTGCCGATTGACAGCGAATGGTTGAACGTATTAATGATTTATAAAATACAGTTCTAGTGGTCTGAGCCCGTTGTTGTGAGTGGACTTCAAGAAATTAGAAAATCGTGCAATTTATGTTACCATTGGTTCGCACCAGGGCACATGAGCTCCACATATATTATTTATTAGTGGGAAGGATGAAGCGAATTAGAATTAGCAaatcataccggcttgaaccttcgttcgaaccggtcacaaatcttgatagctcctggtttacctaaagtttttcaacagcaacagtctttcttaAGACTACCTATagtttttcgacaattagtctttctcaagactacctactttttctactcaatcagtctttttcaagactaaaacatttttcaagaacaattcagcctatagaaatatttaattcttctaacatgcctgggtcctcccagaaaggccgtgtgccaaaaattaaagccaaacggaaaagggtatcttctccacccgaaaattcaattgactgcaacaactcattcgatgttttatccgaatgtgaaactgatgaaatttctaaatttcttcgcattgcgcataatgccaatgagaaaaAACGCAATCGCCTCCgtctataacagtgatgatctctgacttcaaagcctttcgaactgagctttcgacgttccttccggacgtgagagtctcttttcagattggccgaggaggagaatgtcgagttataGCGGaagaattgattggccacaaacgactactccagtatcttacggagaagttatataaattttattcatatgaattCAAGACagctagaccattcaaggctgtcttgagagggctaccacaaggttaaagtttggatgaaatatccaacgaattgaaaaaattacttggcttttctctttcacaagttattcttatgaagagaaaggctagcggcgagaacacgccagtacgctctggaattatccagaagctttatttaattcattttaaccgtaatgaggttaataagttgaaagtatttgaaaaagcatgttttatgttccacgtgcgagtaaagtgggaacattatggacgacatgggagcagaatTCAAAGtgtgacccagtgtcgtagacgCCAAGGCTTTGGACACAGCACAAAAAATGTCATTTGGATTctaaatgtatgatctgtggtgataaatcgcacacgagagatacagtgaaaaaaccacaaaaagtttcaaatgcgctaattgtagcgaaaatcataaatcgaatttctggggttgtcctgttcgagaaaaaattataaactctCGTTCTAgataacaaaaacaacaaataaaaaatgtacctacttcttcaggtacacttcaagaaaacacgtccaaacgtgttaatccgattcaaaataaattaacaactTCTCCTACCTcctcctacaatggtgtgtcatcttatgcttcagtggcaggtaattaggccaaaataacggctaccgttaccacgcctacaaactcgtttgcacccaacgctccctttagtccaatggatctaggtagcgtaacggaagaaaaattaaaatacctgcaaaactctatgttacctatgatgattgctatgttaaattctacctccatgtttgaagcttttcaagcagGGTGGGAATtggctaacaaaattgtaatgaaattaatgttgttgttattcatcgatttgatcgttggattcggcggaggaatcgcaatagcggttaatcgcaggatcaaccATTCCGTTACGCcctctcttgacaccaaggtgatcgagagtttgggtatcgaagttgaaactgatcttggtatcaacAAATTGCTGCATCCTATTTACCTTTttagtgcactggcgagcaaattaatttcttgaaaggagacttacaaaaacttacaagaaatcggtcgaaatttttcataatcggtgattttaacgccaaacaccgagcctggaataatgctcaaagcaattccaacggcaaactactttttaatgattgctctgtgggttattattcaattttgttcccgaatgatcctacgtgctattcgtctgtaaggaatccatcaacaattgatttggttttgacagatcaaagtcacctttgtagcgaattgattacacatgctgactttgattctaatcatcttccagtaactttttcactatCTCAAGAAgttgtttccaatcccattagaacagtgttcaattatcacaaagcgaattgggaaaggtacaaaacttatattgagaataattttaattatgaccttgatttacaaaataaagctgaaatTATGGCTCTTAACATTGAATAATACTTTATGTCTTCAGGCCCTTGCTAATTGAACGTCTTTGCAACATAGAAAGTTTGAATATACGTTaagtttaattttaaaaaaattggccccaccacataaaacaaaattgctACGGCTCTGAACACAATGGATAATATATTTCACATTGCTTGCAATAAACAAGGAGAaacagcgccatatgtctaCTACAAACGGAGAAACTTACCCCTGCCGCCAGCTAGCCCCAGGCTCTCCTATTAtagcgaagacccgtttttatcagcccccttgATTTATGTTAGGTTGACAAAATGGGAACAATGACAAAAcatatttcgtcgctgttgtgctatcttaagacaaacgccattttggggtaaactgagttggatatgccacattacttgtctaaaaaatctctacaaagtggcgttttcagaattttgacattttgcttGGATATAGCGAGAGACGctctgagaaatttttaattttttactccAAACGATTGGTTCAAGTTATCTTGACGTGTATGCGTAAAACTacctgagaaacacaatggcataatcattttcaaaacaaaaatacacgaattgtgagaaacaTGCAGTTTCAGTTTTAAACTAGAAATACAGTATATTTGGTAGCACTATAACCTGACTCCtttttaattatagaggttttaaccttagcctcattcgcctcttcgggttagagatATCTCATTTGGAAAAATCTTtagccctatgtgcggggttgggaatcgaacccaggtgagctgcgtacaatgcaatcgatttaccaactacgctatgcccgtcacccattccctgactcattcccACCAACATgaatctcaccgattgtttatagaccaaataatgccaaagatatgaataaatgttaataattgatgctttttatCAATGGAAAATTtaccatgcacgattatgacacgccaaacaaatacacacctatgatacgtgtgagtgcgacttttgtttacattttagtaaaaactcgcaacatagttaACCGATCTTCGTATTATttgattaatacagaatagatagaagaatcagttgttttctttgaattttttttaatcgtttATTTGAGACGGCTCATTGCTGGTAGTTTCACAGAGCcagaattacatttttttaaatatttacagaaataaatataaaaaagctATTGTGTAACAATTAGATTTTCCCGACGCAGTCTAGTGCGCGCAGAAATCTTTTTCCTTGATTTGTTTGCAGTGTCGCCCGATAATGACTGAGAATCATCATGTTTGCTTGTTTCTAGGATGTTATCTTCGTCCATACTATCGTCACTGGTAATGGTATCGGTAGCAATCTCTTTTGGCTTTTTGTCCCTTTACGAGTCACTAGCGTAAACTCGTTGTTGTTATCATTTAAGCAACATTTTGTGGTACTGGtagttgatttaaaaaaaaaactgagggTGTCCGTTGTTGTTGGCGTTATTCGATTTTTGTAGGTTTGTGGTGGGTATAGCTGTAGCTGGTTGTGCTGTAGTTGTAGCCATTGGTATAGTTGAAAATGATGATTCTGGTTTGCGTCCGCCAGCAAATGTTCCATTTTTCTTAGCAGCATCCGCGCAAGAAGTTTCATAGTGAGCAGTTCGTTCACAAAATTGACTCGTGGCAAGTTGACCTTCATAAGTACATAGTGTTCTTTGTGGATAAAGAGTTCGTTGACCAAGGATGATGAATGATGGAATAAGGCGGGTTAAGTGCATCTTTACCACTCTAACTCCGTTATCCATACCaggaaatttttttctccatgTGTCAAATTGAATCCCAAGCACTTTTCCATATTGAGACATGTTGCTCTGAATGTAGCTCAGTGAGGTACGCGGTGCTAAATCGTGTAGACGTATACTGACTTCGTTAGTGGCAATGTACACGGGAATCTTGAATTTAACACTTCCGTGCTCTAAAATGTATTTGAGGTTGTTTTCGGAAACGAAGCGTTCTGCCATATTTAACTGCTTGAATACTAATAGTACTGCATTTTTCACATGTTGTATTTGTATGCAGGATATTTCCTTTACATCGAGTTTCATTTGATGtttcagcaaatgggcgcactAAACTTCCCTTGAAGTCAATCATATCCGTGTTAACTAACAAAGGCCGGCCTTGAATATCACACATTTTGATTTACACAATACGCACTCTATGTAGAAACAAAGATTCTTTGTTGTCGACTTCGACCGATGATCGTTGGCTCCGCGCCGTGAGGTTAGACATGTGTTTCGAACGACAACTGAGAGCGAACTgatctttgaatttttaattccattattatttttttaatgaagcgaagttgtaaaaatattcttctttaatcATCATTTAATGTGGAAAAAGCTGAAGCTGTCAATAATCATAGTGTAGTTAGGAAGATGCgaggatttttttccaaaactattttaccGTAAACACGCTTATCTGTAATTCTTGCAATTAAAATGACATAACTTATCtgtatatttttgataaattggaaTAATACCGTATACATAAATACATGGAAACATTCCTCTTTAAACtaatgaatatatttttttagcaacagcaaacatttttgtcaataAAGCCAGAAAAGTTCGTCAGTTTTTGTTGATCGAtctctttaaaaaaatagtCGAAATTAACCATCAGGTAAATTTAaacattttacataaaaaatctataaaatGTTATTTATCCTTTCGATACATTTGTTTTTTCTTTCTGGACGTCGTAATGTTGTATTGTGAAATTGCAATGTTTCCCTTTTCGGTTCAACGATTTTATTGATCCAAGTTAACATAAGAAAGTAAATTTACAGCAAAAATGCTTCACATAAATGTTTACCCCGTTTTACAGTACAGCAAAGTTTTTCACAATGCAATTGTCTAAACGTTTAATCCCTAGTTCAAAATCTAGGAATAGTCGTGTTAAATCGATACATGCTCACTTATCTAAGTATAGTCGCGTTAAATCGATACACGCACAAGCAAAAgcgaaatatttcgaaaaaaccGACCTGTCCCGTACCCGGAATAAATGTTTTTCGAAGCACCCGACCCGATCCGTAGCCGGTGATAACAAAACCCAAACCCGCTCGATTCCTACGGGTACGGTTGCGGGTCGGGTATAGAATAAGAATACTCGTATCCGCCCATCTCTAATTTGTGTATTGAattgtatttctagttttaagttagCTGAAAAAATCGTATCCCTTCGTTTTTAATATTGATATAATTTGAAATTGTAATTCCCCAGCttgaagaaatttaaaatgtaaagcaaaaaatggtaCCGTCAAGCTTACGCAAACGTgctttatcaaataaacaaactgaCTTTAAAAATGGATTTACAGTGTTGCAAAAATTTTGTGTTCACTCCTTATCCCAATCAAAACCATCTCTAGGTCAGAATTATAACTACGCCATAGCAACGGGTTATTAACTTGATGATTTTCAGATGTGAGATAAATTTACGATAGTTgcaaatgaattaaaaatattgtcatgATCGTACAAGCACACTCTGTAGTTTGTTCTAATGAAAATATAATTATACACGATGacaacaaaataaattgaaaaacttTAATTCTTTTTGGGTCCATACGTATTCAATCCTTTAATATACAATTCACTAGCTCCAATTACTACAACAATAATATCAGCCGTATTACTGATTATGATATGCCGGTTTTTGTAGCATTCTGATACGGCATGCGGTTACATAAACCTTCTCTTCACTTTTGGACTGGGAGGATTCAATATTTTTAGTAGAATGTTTATGTGTAATAGAATCGTGATTCAAACATGTCAAAAAACACTTAGAAACCACCGGTACGTAGAAAGCTACATTGGATTCTGTTAATTAAGTCACAAAACACGTAACACATTTTCCATACATATCCGAAACCAATGCAGTGCATACAGAACACAAATTCGCTTCGCTCACTCCAGCATTGTGCAACGAATTTGACACCCGTCATGCTTATTTTTCGGACACGACGAAATTTGGCCTCTCATTAGCTCCAATTAATTAGTTGCATTTTGCTGACTCAATGATCTGAAACCAGGGCACTATCAAGGAAACGGAAACATTCCAATGCTCACATCGTAAACCGCGATGCTGCTGGCGCGGCGAAGCTTTGAAGAAGCCAGCGTGAATGTTTTGACCTCAGAACGTCCAGCTACCGAACAGGAAATTGGTTTCGCAGAGCCTTTGCAAACTGAGCTGACCGAGAAGCTCCCGCACGCGATTCCCGAGAACGAGCAGTGTGATCTTTCGTGATCCGACCTAGATGCTAGACTGACTGACCGATCGATCGCTGGCTAACGCCGCACTTTTCGGATTTCCCAATCACCACCACAAAGCCAGCTAATCGGGCGGAGCTCGAACTGCCGCGTCCGGGGCAGACACCTATATCAAATCAAACTGCACGCGAAACCAAATTACATGCAGGaaaaattctgctttctttcAACGAAATCGGGAAGTGACCAATAATAGAGGTGGGAAATTTGCGCTGAATAGGAAGGGAATGAAGTTGGCGATTCGCAAAGCACTCCTCTTAACAAGTAGCAGCGATGAGAGAATAGTGAAGAGCACGGTATTGTGGAAATGTGCAGCTTGCTAAATGTACGTGTATATTTGTAATAAAACTTCTATAGATTAATGAAATTGTGTTCAATATTGACATACGAAATTATTACA encodes:
- the LOC131684956 gene encoding troponin C isoform X1, encoding MEDEEQRLLIMRKAFQMFDTTKSGFIDTSKISTIFDTLGQKFDEGELQDLIEQEDPEETGKVNFNGFANIASNFLVEDEDAEAMEKELKEAFRLYDREGNGYITTSTLKEILAALDDKLSNEDLDGMINEIDADGSGTVDFDEFMEMMTGE
- the LOC131684956 gene encoding troponin C isoform X2 — its product is MRKAFQMFDTTKSGFIDTSKISTIFDTLGQKFDEGELQDLIEQEDPEETGKVNFNGFANIASNFLVEDEDAEAMEKELKEAFRLYDREGNGYITTSTLKEILAALDDKLSNEDLDGMINEIDADGSGTVDFDEFMEMMTGE